The following coding sequences lie in one Trueperaceae bacterium genomic window:
- the nucS gene encoding endonuclease NucS, protein MIRDLITDPTPEELVDFLDAHLRTGAELVQVVGACEVLYSGRAASVAEAGDYLVLLKADGSVQVQGPRGVKPVNWQPQTDDVRTSLEDGWAVLVAERFNPPEFVRIAFQAPALAAAFVLEENGAFVLMGSEADMQRALARDPSVIEPGLEVLELELPTEVGGIDLFARDREGRLVVVELKRGKANHEAVHQLERYVASVRAKYPGEVRGVLAAPAVTAPALNRLGALGLEFREVTALPGAAEEAALQPGLFG, encoded by the coding sequence GTGATCCGGGACCTCATCACAGACCCGACCCCCGAGGAACTGGTCGACTTCCTCGACGCGCACCTGCGCACCGGCGCGGAACTCGTGCAGGTGGTGGGCGCCTGCGAGGTCCTCTACAGCGGCCGCGCCGCCAGCGTGGCCGAGGCCGGCGACTACCTCGTCCTCCTCAAGGCCGACGGCAGCGTGCAGGTGCAGGGGCCGCGCGGCGTGAAGCCCGTCAACTGGCAGCCGCAGACCGACGACGTGCGCACCTCGCTCGAGGACGGTTGGGCCGTGCTGGTGGCGGAGCGCTTCAACCCCCCCGAGTTCGTGCGCATCGCGTTCCAGGCGCCGGCCCTCGCGGCCGCGTTCGTGCTGGAGGAGAACGGCGCCTTCGTGCTGATGGGCAGCGAGGCCGACATGCAGCGCGCCCTCGCGCGCGACCCGAGCGTGATCGAACCCGGGCTGGAGGTGCTCGAGCTCGAGCTCCCCACCGAGGTGGGCGGCATCGACCTGTTCGCGCGCGACCGCGAGGGGCGGCTGGTGGTCGTCGAGCTCAAGCGCGGCAAGGCCAACCACGAGGCCGTCCACCAGCTGGAGCGGTACGTGGCGAGCGTGCGCGCGAAGTACCCCGGCGAGGTCAGGGGCGTGCTGGCGGCGCCCGCAGTCACCGCGCCCGCCCTCAACCGCCTCGGCGCCCTGGGCCTCGAGTTCCGCGAGGTCACGGCCCTGCCGGGGGCGGCCGAGGAGGCGGCGCTCCAGCCCGGACTGTTCGGCTGA
- a CDS encoding DUF4921 family protein: MPFFRKDPFGRAWVLLSPERGLEPSDFGSVAQAPERSRLSPGADAAATEIAAVRPASSQAGGPDWRVRALTHPAHLVSARPTVTDAGDELFKQAAAYGYHEIIVEHPDARQRLETMPAEHLTEVLRFFRERVAVAAARPGIAHVQITRSVGRAAGAAYDHPHSQLLAVPVTNRWVEEEVAVAAEYHRDHGRCLFCQVLERELAERQRVVTQNDAYVAIAPFAAKTPFETWVLPRHHASSYAAVAANTLPALAELLQALVSAFNDALDAPPYNLMLHMVVEEGRPDYHWHIELLPRLTNQAGFDWGTGYFVNPTMPEDAARFLREALAMREVRA; encoded by the coding sequence ATGCCGTTCTTCCGCAAGGATCCATTCGGGCGCGCCTGGGTGCTGCTCTCGCCGGAGCGGGGGCTCGAGCCCTCGGACTTCGGCAGCGTGGCGCAAGCGCCCGAGCGGTCGCGGCTCTCACCGGGCGCCGACGCGGCCGCCACCGAGATAGCGGCCGTCCGTCCGGCCTCCTCGCAGGCGGGCGGGCCCGACTGGCGCGTCCGCGCGCTGACTCACCCAGCGCACCTGGTGAGCGCCAGGCCCACGGTGACCGACGCGGGGGACGAGCTGTTCAAGCAGGCGGCGGCGTACGGCTACCACGAGATAATCGTCGAGCACCCCGACGCGCGCCAGCGGCTCGAGACCATGCCAGCCGAGCACCTGACCGAGGTGCTGCGGTTCTTCCGGGAACGCGTGGCCGTGGCGGCGGCCCGGCCCGGCATCGCTCACGTGCAGATAACGCGCAGCGTCGGCCGGGCGGCGGGGGCCGCCTACGACCACCCTCACTCGCAGCTCCTCGCCGTGCCTGTCACCAACCGCTGGGTCGAGGAGGAGGTGGCGGTGGCGGCCGAGTACCACCGCGACCACGGCCGGTGCCTGTTCTGTCAGGTGTTGGAGCGCGAGCTGGCCGAGCGGCAGCGGGTCGTGACGCAGAACGACGCCTACGTGGCCATCGCGCCGTTCGCCGCCAAGACGCCCTTCGAGACGTGGGTCCTGCCGCGTCACCACGCGAGCTCCTACGCCGCCGTGGCCGCCAACACCCTGCCGGCGCTGGCGGAGCTCCTGCAGGCCCTCGTGAGCGCCTTCAACGACGCACTCGACGCCCCGCCATACAACCTCATGCTCCACATGGTGGTGGAGGAGGGGCGCCCCGACTACCACTGGCACATCGAGCTGCTGCCGCGCCTGACCAACCAGGCGGGCTTCGACTGGGGCACGGGCTACTTCGTCAACCCGACCATGCCGGAGGACGCCGCCCGCTTCCTGCGCGAGGCGCTCGCCATGCGCGAAGTGCGCGCGTGA
- a CDS encoding acyl-CoA carboxylase subunit beta — MNELTAEMEERRKRVEAGGGEARLAKQRQGGRLTARERVTALLDEGSFVELGVFVAHRGGDLMDGVAAPGEGVVTGHGTVNGRTVFVFSQDFTVLGGSLGKMHGQKIANVMDLAVRTGAPIVGLNDSAGARIQEGVDSLSGYGDVFFRNARYSGVVPQVSAILGPCAGGAVYSPAMTDFVLMTRATSYMFITGPEVIKSVTKEDVTLEALGGADVHARLSGVAHLECADDAEVLRAVRELLAYLPQSAREKPPLRPTQDPDGRETPELLAVVHPDQRRPYPMHDVVKGVVDDRRFLEIQPDYAKNIIVGFAHLGGQAVGVVANNPRHLAGTLDIDASDKAARFIRTCDAFNVPIVTFVDVSGFMPGVAQEHAGIIRHGAKMLYAYAEATVPKVTLIVRKSYGGAYLAMNSRDMGADVVLAWPTGAVAVMGAEGAANIIYRRDIQQSKDPAGTRAARIAEYKRRFDNPYVAAERGYIDDVIDPKDTRRRLIASLRMLANKEVALPFKKHGNIPL, encoded by the coding sequence ATGAACGAGCTCACCGCCGAGATGGAAGAGAGGCGCAAGCGGGTCGAGGCGGGGGGCGGCGAAGCGCGGCTCGCCAAGCAGCGCCAGGGGGGCAGGTTGACGGCGCGCGAGCGCGTGACGGCGCTGCTCGACGAGGGCAGCTTCGTGGAACTCGGTGTGTTCGTCGCGCACCGCGGCGGCGACCTGATGGACGGCGTGGCGGCGCCCGGCGAGGGCGTGGTCACGGGGCACGGAACGGTCAACGGCCGCACCGTCTTCGTGTTCTCGCAGGACTTCACCGTCCTGGGCGGCAGCCTCGGCAAGATGCACGGCCAGAAGATCGCCAACGTGATGGACCTGGCGGTCCGCACGGGCGCCCCCATCGTGGGCCTGAACGACTCGGCCGGGGCCCGCATCCAGGAGGGCGTCGATTCGCTGTCGGGCTACGGCGACGTGTTCTTCCGCAACGCCCGCTACTCGGGCGTCGTGCCGCAGGTCTCGGCCATCCTCGGTCCGTGCGCCGGAGGCGCGGTCTATAGCCCCGCCATGACGGACTTCGTGCTCATGACCCGCGCGACGTCATACATGTTCATCACCGGACCCGAGGTGATCAAGTCGGTCACCAAGGAGGACGTGACGCTGGAGGCGCTCGGCGGCGCCGACGTGCACGCCAGGCTCTCCGGGGTCGCGCACCTCGAGTGCGCCGACGACGCCGAGGTGCTCCGCGCCGTGCGCGAGCTGCTCGCCTACCTGCCGCAGTCGGCGCGGGAGAAGCCGCCGCTGCGCCCCACGCAGGACCCGGACGGCCGCGAGACGCCCGAACTGCTGGCCGTGGTCCATCCCGACCAGCGGCGGCCCTACCCCATGCACGACGTGGTCAAGGGGGTGGTCGACGACCGCCGCTTCCTCGAGATCCAACCCGACTACGCCAAGAACATCATCGTGGGCTTCGCGCACCTTGGTGGGCAGGCCGTGGGCGTGGTGGCCAACAACCCGCGGCACCTGGCCGGCACGCTCGACATCGACGCGTCGGACAAGGCCGCGCGCTTCATCCGCACCTGCGACGCCTTCAACGTGCCGATCGTCACCTTCGTCGACGTGAGCGGCTTCATGCCGGGTGTCGCCCAGGAGCACGCCGGCATCATCCGGCACGGCGCCAAGATGCTGTACGCCTACGCGGAGGCCACCGTCCCGAAGGTCACCCTCATCGTGCGCAAGAGCTACGGCGGGGCGTACCTGGCCATGAACTCGCGCGACATGGGCGCCGACGTGGTGCTGGCGTGGCCCACCGGCGCCGTCGCCGTCATGGGCGCCGAGGGCGCGGCCAACATCATCTACCGGCGCGACATCCAGCAGTCCAAGGACCCGGCGGGCACGCGCGCGGCGCGCATCGCCGAGTACAAGCGCCGCTTCGACAACCCGTACGTGGCGGCCGAACGCGGCTACATCGACGACGTCATCGACCCGAAGGACACGCGGCGCCGGCTCATCGCCAGCCTGCGGATGCTTGCCAACAAGGAAGTCGCCCTGCCGTTCAAGAAGCACGGCAACATCCCCCTCTAG
- a CDS encoding GAF domain-containing protein gives MDSALHVSVSSEGVLEQLPAATWTVDTRLRLTAFNGGSLVPPELARAIRPGGSIRLIAHAFGIDASALAAYSRALAGSEANLLVSVAGRDFKVSLSPLLGGDGAVVGVVGLALEVTQDAREAERLRHEAAFGGALSDFLGHVVRRRLEGDFYERALQAVLKVAPGARGAALWLRSDDGLYRVVAGVGAAPHASLEGALTGAYLDLAAGLGGEPHDPATTPTAIAMCVPVVVDGATSSYLCLYGAGDGTAFDERARRYVQLFAIELAALFEHVDMQRTLRDKRAKLERLGSEYKALAEFSAGIEGLDDIAELIEFGLQHLLEVFRFDTAMFTEVRGGELHFTHLRGVTTPALTATLEAPQPVGAGINGRVAATGEPLYVDDYPAWPSHHAPYLATGVRSMLALPVRIGGRVTHTLAFATLDRRAALDDNAVRIAGTFVKRLENAFERVQHLDEIKATREATFRALGVALEHRDLETHGHTDRVVALSRRFAAAMDLDAEEQRALVWGAYLHDLGKLAVPDAILLKPGRLTEDEFAVIRRHTLFGAEMLRDIPFLPSGTRQVVLSHHERWDGTGYPERLRGEAIPLLARMFSLVDVYDALTSERPYKRAWSHDEAVRELERQAGAQFEAALVPHFLRTVTATEP, from the coding sequence GTGGACTCCGCGCTGCACGTCAGCGTGAGCAGCGAGGGGGTGCTCGAACAGCTCCCGGCGGCCACCTGGACCGTCGACACGCGCCTGCGCCTGACGGCCTTCAACGGCGGCAGCCTGGTGCCGCCAGAGCTGGCCCGCGCGATCCGCCCCGGCGGGTCGATACGGCTGATCGCCCACGCGTTCGGCATCGACGCCTCGGCGTTGGCCGCCTACTCGCGGGCGTTGGCAGGCAGCGAGGCGAACCTCCTGGTGAGCGTCGCCGGGCGCGACTTCAAGGTGAGCCTCTCGCCGCTGCTGGGGGGCGACGGCGCCGTCGTAGGCGTCGTCGGGCTGGCGCTCGAGGTGACCCAGGACGCGCGCGAAGCGGAACGGCTGCGGCACGAGGCGGCGTTCGGAGGGGCGCTGTCGGACTTCCTGGGGCACGTCGTGCGGCGCCGGTTGGAGGGCGACTTCTACGAGCGGGCCCTGCAGGCGGTCCTCAAGGTGGCGCCGGGAGCGCGGGGCGCCGCCCTGTGGCTCCGCTCGGATGACGGGCTATACCGCGTCGTGGCCGGTGTCGGCGCGGCGCCACACGCCTCGCTGGAGGGCGCGCTCACGGGCGCGTACCTCGACCTGGCGGCCGGGTTGGGCGGCGAGCCTCACGACCCGGCGACGACCCCAACCGCGATCGCCATGTGCGTGCCGGTCGTGGTGGACGGCGCGACCAGTTCGTATCTCTGCCTCTACGGCGCGGGGGACGGCACCGCGTTCGACGAGCGCGCGCGCCGGTACGTTCAGCTCTTCGCGATCGAGCTGGCAGCGCTCTTCGAGCACGTCGACATGCAGCGCACCCTGCGCGACAAGCGCGCGAAGCTTGAGCGCCTCGGCTCCGAGTACAAGGCGCTCGCCGAGTTCAGCGCCGGCATCGAAGGCCTCGACGACATCGCCGAACTCATCGAGTTCGGGCTGCAGCACCTGCTCGAGGTGTTCCGGTTCGACACTGCCATGTTCACCGAGGTGCGCGGCGGCGAACTCCACTTCACGCACCTCCGCGGCGTCACCACCCCCGCGCTGACCGCCACGCTCGAGGCGCCGCAGCCGGTGGGCGCCGGCATCAACGGGCGCGTGGCGGCGACGGGCGAGCCGCTCTACGTCGACGACTACCCGGCGTGGCCCTCCCACCACGCGCCCTACCTCGCCACCGGCGTGCGCAGCATGCTGGCCCTCCCCGTGCGCATCGGGGGGCGCGTCACGCACACGTTGGCGTTCGCCACCCTCGACCGGCGCGCCGCCCTGGACGACAACGCCGTGCGGATCGCCGGCACCTTCGTGAAGCGCCTCGAGAACGCCTTCGAGCGCGTGCAGCACCTGGACGAGATCAAGGCGACGCGCGAGGCCACCTTCCGCGCGCTCGGCGTCGCGCTCGAGCACCGCGACCTCGAGACGCACGGTCACACTGACCGCGTGGTCGCCCTGTCGCGGCGCTTCGCGGCCGCCATGGACCTGGACGCCGAGGAACAGCGCGCGCTCGTGTGGGGCGCCTACCTGCACGACCTGGGCAAGCTGGCCGTGCCCGACGCCATCCTCCTGAAGCCGGGACGGCTGACCGAGGACGAGTTCGCGGTCATCCGCCGCCACACGCTCTTCGGAGCGGAGATGCTGCGGGACATCCCGTTCCTCCCTAGCGGGACGCGCCAGGTGGTGCTGAGCCACCACGAGCGGTGGGACGGTACCGGCTACCCGGAGCGCCTTCGCGGGGAGGCCATCCCGCTCTTGGCCAGGATGTTCAGCCTCGTCGACGTGTACGACGCGCTCACCAGCGAACGACCCTACAAGCGCGCCTGGAGTCACGACGAGGCGGTCCGGGAGCTCGAGCGGCAGGCTGGGGCGCAGTTCGAGGCGGCGCTCGTGCCGCACTTCCTGAGGACGGTAACTGCGACCGAGCCGTAG
- a CDS encoding DUF3208 family protein: MSRPDDDRAYVEQVGDDRALWEPTGTTPRAFRLIQGYLWHPRGASLDMTALLPATLGPDVHLLLDAMPSAPFAFFDDGTPSATQVVYQLTVLAIVQPGHDPAEFLRSAAERLETHLNATPQGVGWQLMSDLREVD, from the coding sequence ATGAGCCGACCGGACGACGACCGCGCGTACGTCGAGCAGGTGGGCGACGACCGCGCCCTGTGGGAGCCCACAGGCACCACGCCGAGGGCTTTCAGGCTCATCCAGGGCTACCTGTGGCACCCGCGTGGCGCCTCGCTCGACATGACGGCGCTGCTGCCCGCCACGCTCGGACCCGACGTCCACCTGCTCCTCGACGCCATGCCGTCGGCGCCGTTCGCGTTCTTCGACGACGGCACCCCCAGCGCCACGCAGGTCGTCTACCAGCTGACCGTCCTGGCCATCGTGCAGCCCGGCCACGACCCCGCCGAGTTCCTGCGCTCGGCCGCCGAGCGCCTCGAGACCCACCTGAACGCCACGCCGCAAGGCGTGGGCTGGCAGCTCATGAGCGACCTGCGCGAGGTCGATTGA
- a CDS encoding HAD-IA family hydrolase, giving the protein MSATRSLPAGLEAIAFDWGGVFTEGTFDSTAHARLAELHGLPAAAVEPHYLRLMEEFELGLIDLPEFHARFQAAVGGPSNLTEFRATFLGAVRERAAMYDLLASLPADLTVGVLSNNVPELCDLVRDDPRMRRVNAFVFSNEIHARKPDPAAYAALSAALNLPPSAILFVDDNPVNVAACRELGFVGLLLDDIPGFAARWRETLPDLPLPAAFPPA; this is encoded by the coding sequence GTGAGCGCCACGCGCTCCCTGCCGGCCGGGCTCGAGGCGATCGCCTTCGACTGGGGCGGCGTCTTCACCGAGGGGACCTTCGATTCCACCGCGCACGCCCGCCTGGCGGAGCTGCACGGCCTGCCCGCGGCGGCGGTGGAGCCTCACTACCTGCGCCTCATGGAGGAGTTCGAGCTGGGCCTCATCGACCTGCCCGAGTTCCACGCGCGCTTCCAGGCGGCGGTTGGGGGCCCGTCGAACCTGACCGAGTTCCGCGCCACCTTCCTCGGCGCCGTGCGTGAGCGGGCGGCCATGTACGACCTGCTCGCCTCCCTGCCGGCGGACCTCACCGTGGGCGTGCTCTCGAACAACGTGCCGGAGCTCTGCGACCTGGTGCGCGACGACCCGCGCATGCGCCGCGTGAACGCCTTCGTGTTCTCCAACGAGATCCACGCCCGCAAGCCGGACCCGGCCGCCTACGCGGCCCTGAGCGCCGCGCTGAACCTGCCGCCCTCGGCGATACTGTTCGTCGACGACAACCCCGTGAACGTGGCGGCCTGCCGCGAGCTTGGCTTCGTGGGCCTGCTGCTGGACGACATCCCCGGCTTCGCGGCGCGCTGGCGCGAGACCTTGCCGGACCTCCCACTCCCGGCGGCGTTCCCGCCAGCATGA
- a CDS encoding cytochrome c oxidase assembly protein — protein MLYLDWQLEPVLLGIITTAAVAYYLSIGPLRSRIAPGEPYPTRHAVVFGVGLLALFLNEGSPLHDLAERYLLSAHMVQHLLLTYAIAPIILAGTPKWLLRASLANRRMLPVMRVVLHPLTTFAVFTLVMSVYHLPPVYDLALTNTSLHHTVHVIILFAALMVWWPVMSPIAELPRPPFIVRAAYLFLLPVAQWPIFAGITFSPEPLYAAYANMPTRAFGLAVLEDQQIGGVIMKVAGVAAFGIPFVVTFLQWFSSEDKGFVWGSHTRGRP, from the coding sequence ATGCTCTACCTGGACTGGCAACTGGAGCCCGTGCTCCTCGGCATCATCACGACGGCCGCCGTGGCCTACTACCTCTCGATCGGACCCCTGCGCAGCCGCATAGCCCCCGGCGAGCCCTACCCCACGCGCCACGCTGTCGTCTTCGGGGTCGGGCTGCTCGCCCTGTTCCTCAACGAGGGGTCGCCGCTCCACGACCTGGCGGAACGGTACCTGTTGTCGGCGCACATGGTGCAGCACCTGCTGCTCACCTACGCCATCGCGCCCATCATCCTCGCCGGCACGCCGAAGTGGCTACTGCGCGCGTCGCTCGCCAACCGCCGCATGCTGCCCGTCATGAGGGTGGTCCTCCACCCCCTCACCACGTTCGCGGTGTTCACGCTGGTCATGTCCGTGTACCACCTCCCGCCCGTCTACGACCTGGCCCTCACCAACACGTCGCTTCACCACACGGTGCACGTCATCATCCTCTTCGCGGCCCTCATGGTCTGGTGGCCGGTCATGAGCCCCATCGCGGAGCTGCCGCGACCACCGTTCATCGTGCGCGCCGCCTACCTGTTCCTGCTGCCGGTGGCGCAGTGGCCCATCTTCGCGGGCATCACGTTCTCGCCCGAGCCGCTCTACGCCGCCTACGCCAACATGCCCACCCGCGCCTTCGGGCTGGCCGTGCTGGAGGACCAGCAGATCGGCGGGGTGATCATGAAGGTGGCGGGGGTGGCGGCGTTCGGCATCCCGTTCGTGGTGACGTTCCTGCAGTGGTTCTCGAGCGAGGACAAGGGGTTCGTGTGGGGCTCGCACACGCGCGGCCGCCCGTGA
- a CDS encoding cytochrome c, producing the protein MADTKHSSVMTYVIVALILGVITYIEFALVEYPQAWLGPSWTLFWLVTLSVVKFVMVVMFFMHLKDDDRTYSGFFSSGMFIALATFVGLTAMFILPRAVAATKPANAAAGQAAHAEVPEALLENVRTGGASRTPAQIADTPRPTDRSIEIAAPKAGNDASTYSVTMPETAAATAATQPGATEGEAPQAAAAATETAATETATTETAETETPQTETAAVSWDPEHGTAVFNANCAACHQMNGQGIPAAFPPLAGHAAEVYALDGGRKYLLDTVIFGLQGQITVNGGTFNGVMPAWGHLADGDIADALNHALTAWGDAPAGFTPYVAADVEARRGDGLSAADVHAHREALGLN; encoded by the coding sequence ATGGCAGACACCAAGCACTCCTCCGTTATGACTTACGTGATCGTCGCCCTTATCCTCGGCGTCATCACCTACATCGAGTTCGCCCTCGTCGAGTACCCGCAGGCGTGGCTCGGGCCCAGCTGGACGCTCTTCTGGCTCGTCACGCTGTCGGTGGTCAAGTTCGTGATGGTCGTCATGTTCTTCATGCACCTGAAGGACGACGACCGCACCTACTCGGGCTTCTTCTCCAGCGGCATGTTCATCGCCCTGGCCACCTTCGTGGGGCTGACGGCCATGTTCATCCTCCCCCGCGCCGTGGCGGCCACCAAGCCCGCCAACGCGGCCGCCGGCCAGGCGGCGCACGCCGAGGTGCCCGAGGCGCTGCTCGAGAACGTGCGCACCGGCGGCGCCTCGCGCACCCCGGCCCAGATCGCCGACACCCCGCGCCCGACCGACCGCAGCATCGAGATCGCCGCGCCCAAGGCAGGCAACGACGCCTCCACCTACAGCGTGACCATGCCGGAGACCGCCGCCGCCACCGCCGCCACGCAGCCAGGCGCGACCGAAGGGGAAGCGCCGCAGGCCGCAGCGGCCGCGACCGAGACGGCCGCGACGGAGACCGCCACGACGGAGACGGCCGAGACCGAGACGCCGCAGACCGAGACCGCCGCCGTCAGTTGGGACCCCGAGCACGGCACCGCCGTGTTCAACGCCAACTGCGCCGCCTGCCACCAGATGAACGGCCAGGGCATCCCCGCGGCGTTCCCGCCGCTCGCGGGCCACGCCGCCGAGGTGTACGCCCTGGACGGCGGCCGCAAGTACCTACTCGACACGGTCATCTTCGGCCTGCAGGGCCAGATCACGGTCAACGGCGGCACCTTCAACGGCGTCATGCCGGCCTGGGGTCACCTCGCCGACGGCGACATCGCCGACGCCCTCAACCACGCCCTCACCGCCTGGGGCGACGCGCCCGCCGGCTTCACGCCGTACGTGGCCGCCGACGTCGAGGCGCGCCGCGGCGACGGTCTGTCCGCCGCCGACGTGCACGCTCACCGCGAGGCGCTGGGCCTGAACTGA